A genomic window from Planococcus rifietoensis includes:
- a CDS encoding ABC transporter ATP-binding protein, whose protein sequence is MEYVIEMLNIRKEFGNFVANDNITLQLEKGEIHALLGENGAGKSTLMNVLFGLYQPEGGEIRVRGKKVDISNPNVANDLGIGMVHQHFMLVENFSVTENIILGSEPTKMGVTNKKDAAQKVAKLSEQYGLNVDPYAIIEDISVGMQQRVEILKTLYRGAEILIFDEPTASLTPQEITELIQIMKRLIAEGKSIILITHKLKEIMDVSDRVTVIRKGQGIGTVTTAETNPNELAALMVGRQVTFKTEKGPAFPTEETLTVQDLVVEDYRGIAKVKNLNLTVRKGEIVGIAGIDGNGQSELIEAITGLRKVKSGKVLIHGKDVTGMKPRKVTESGVGHIPQDRHKHGLVLDFPIGHNIALQTYYTAPISKSGIMDYNKITEKAQQIIKDFDVRTQGPHEPARALSGGNQQKAIIGREVDRNPDLLIAALPTRGLDVGAIEFIHSRLIEQRDNGKAVLLISFELDEVMNVSDRIAVIHDGEIVDVVIPEETTEQQLGLLMAGHADKDKKGGKHRVE, encoded by the coding sequence GTGGAATATGTTATTGAAATGCTGAATATCCGCAAAGAGTTCGGGAACTTTGTCGCCAACGACAATATCACCCTGCAGCTTGAAAAAGGGGAAATTCATGCGCTGCTCGGTGAGAACGGGGCAGGAAAATCCACCTTGATGAATGTCTTGTTTGGATTGTATCAACCAGAAGGCGGGGAAATCCGCGTCAGAGGGAAGAAAGTAGATATTTCCAATCCGAACGTAGCGAACGATCTCGGAATCGGAATGGTGCATCAACACTTTATGCTGGTCGAGAATTTCAGTGTCACCGAAAACATCATTCTCGGCAGCGAGCCGACAAAGATGGGCGTGACGAACAAAAAAGATGCCGCACAAAAAGTAGCGAAATTATCAGAGCAATATGGATTGAATGTCGATCCATACGCCATCATCGAAGACATCTCAGTTGGTATGCAGCAACGCGTGGAAATTTTAAAAACACTTTACCGTGGTGCGGAAATCCTCATATTCGATGAGCCGACTGCTTCGCTCACACCCCAGGAAATCACGGAATTGATCCAGATCATGAAACGTTTGATCGCTGAAGGCAAATCGATCATTCTCATCACCCATAAATTAAAAGAGATCATGGACGTCTCAGACCGTGTCACCGTCATCCGCAAAGGCCAGGGAATCGGTACCGTCACCACGGCGGAAACGAACCCGAACGAATTGGCTGCTTTGATGGTCGGCCGCCAAGTGACATTCAAAACCGAAAAAGGCCCGGCATTCCCAACAGAAGAAACCTTGACCGTCCAAGATCTTGTTGTCGAAGACTACCGTGGCATCGCCAAGGTAAAGAATTTGAATCTGACTGTCCGCAAAGGTGAAATTGTCGGAATTGCGGGAATTGATGGCAACGGCCAATCGGAATTGATCGAAGCGATTACCGGATTGCGCAAAGTCAAAAGCGGCAAAGTGCTAATTCATGGCAAGGACGTAACCGGCATGAAGCCAAGGAAAGTGACTGAATCCGGCGTCGGCCATATTCCACAAGACCGTCACAAGCACGGTTTGGTGCTCGATTTCCCGATTGGCCATAATATTGCGCTGCAAACGTACTATACTGCGCCAATCTCGAAGTCGGGAATCATGGACTATAACAAAATTACAGAAAAAGCCCAGCAAATCATCAAGGATTTCGATGTCCGGACGCAAGGACCTCATGAACCGGCACGTGCGTTATCCGGTGGGAACCAGCAAAAAGCGATTATCGGCCGTGAAGTTGACCGCAATCCGGACCTGCTCATTGCAGCGCTCCCGACGCGCGGTTTGGATGTAGGGGCAATCGAATTTATCCATAGCCGTTTGATCGAACAGCGCGATAACGGAAAAGCGGTGCTATTGATTTCTTTCGAGCTGGATGAAGTGATGAATGTCTCCGACCGGATCGCCGTTATCCATGACGGTGAAATCGTCGACGTGGTCATTCCTGAAGAAACGACTGAACAACAACTGGGTCTTCTCATGGCAGGACATGCGGATAAAGACAAGAAAGGCGGGAAGCACCGTGTCGAATAG
- a CDS encoding BMP family lipoprotein: MIKRKFGVGLSLMLAAGVLAACGSEEDTSNGGDSAEGGEGTEEASDFSVAMVTDVGGVDDKSFNQSAWEGIQKFGEDNGLEKGDGGFDYLQSASDADYNTNLNNLIRRDFDVVFGIGFLMEGAVKEIAEQQPDSQIAIIDAVVDAPNVASVMFKEQEGAFLAGVAAALMTETDKIGFVGGMEIPVIERFEAGFLEGVKAVDDSIEVDVQYTGAFDKAELGKTTANRMYSAGADIIFHAAGGTGNGVFTEAKERKEANPDENVWVIGVDADQYEEGQTGDANVTLTSVLKRVDNAVIDISEQAMNGEFPGGETITYGLSDEGVALADSRGAIPEDVMSQIEEYKEKVISGEIEVPETVSE; the protein is encoded by the coding sequence TTGATTAAACGTAAATTTGGCGTAGGTTTATCATTAATGCTGGCGGCTGGAGTTCTTGCGGCATGCGGAAGCGAAGAAGACACTTCAAACGGCGGCGACTCTGCTGAAGGCGGAGAAGGCACTGAAGAAGCAAGTGATTTCTCTGTAGCGATGGTTACAGATGTCGGCGGTGTGGATGATAAATCCTTCAACCAATCAGCTTGGGAAGGCATCCAAAAATTCGGTGAAGACAATGGCCTTGAAAAAGGCGATGGCGGGTTTGATTACCTCCAGTCCGCTTCCGACGCTGATTACAACACCAACTTGAACAACTTGATCCGCCGTGATTTTGACGTCGTCTTCGGTATCGGCTTCCTAATGGAAGGTGCTGTTAAGGAAATCGCTGAGCAGCAGCCGGATTCACAAATCGCTATCATCGATGCAGTAGTGGATGCTCCAAACGTGGCAAGCGTCATGTTTAAAGAGCAAGAAGGCGCATTCCTTGCAGGTGTAGCTGCAGCATTGATGACTGAAACCGACAAAATCGGTTTTGTCGGCGGTATGGAAATCCCGGTTATCGAGCGCTTTGAAGCTGGATTCCTTGAAGGCGTAAAAGCTGTTGATGATTCAATCGAAGTCGATGTTCAATACACAGGTGCTTTTGATAAAGCGGAATTGGGTAAAACGACAGCAAACCGCATGTACAGCGCTGGAGCTGATATTATTTTCCATGCAGCAGGCGGAACTGGTAACGGCGTATTCACTGAAGCCAAAGAACGCAAAGAAGCCAATCCTGACGAAAACGTATGGGTTATCGGCGTTGATGCTGACCAATACGAAGAGGGCCAGACTGGCGATGCGAACGTTACTTTGACTTCTGTATTGAAGCGCGTTGACAATGCGGTTATCGACATCTCAGAACAAGCAATGAACGGTGAATTCCCAGGCGGGGAAACTATCACTTACGGCTTGTCTGATGAAGGGGTAGCCCTTGCGGATTCACGCGGCGCGATTCCAGAAGATGTCATGAGCCAGATTGAAGAATACAAAGAGAAAGTTATTTCAGGAGAAATCGAAGTTCCTGAAACAGTCTCTGAATAA
- a CDS encoding GntR family transcriptional regulator: MTIKSDHRALYLQVIDRMKQDIASGVYKEKEKLPSEFELSKSLGVSRATLREALRLLEEDNVIVRRHGVGTFVNSKPVFSSGIEELTSVSDMIRQAGMEPGVVYLSTSESICSEEDVNRFHCNPDDTVISIERVRTANGEPVVYCIDKVPSVYMPEGFLGRKESSIFSALEESGDIRISYAVTFIDPTGYHEEASPILECDPETALLVLKQHHYDENDRLVLYSKNYFRADKFSFHVVRKRL; the protein is encoded by the coding sequence ATGACAATCAAATCGGATCACCGTGCATTGTATCTCCAAGTGATCGATCGAATGAAGCAGGATATTGCTTCGGGTGTCTATAAAGAGAAAGAGAAATTGCCATCCGAGTTCGAATTATCGAAATCACTTGGAGTGAGCCGTGCGACTCTACGCGAGGCGCTGCGGCTCCTGGAAGAAGATAATGTAATCGTCAGGCGCCACGGAGTCGGGACGTTTGTCAATTCAAAACCGGTCTTTTCATCGGGCATCGAGGAATTGACAAGCGTTTCCGATATGATCCGCCAGGCGGGAATGGAACCCGGAGTGGTCTACTTAAGCACTTCGGAGTCCATTTGTTCTGAAGAAGATGTTAACCGCTTTCATTGCAATCCGGATGATACTGTCATTTCCATTGAACGCGTCCGAACGGCAAACGGGGAGCCTGTCGTCTATTGCATCGACAAAGTGCCTTCCGTCTATATGCCAGAAGGTTTTCTCGGACGCAAAGAAAGTTCCATCTTCTCGGCGCTTGAAGAATCCGGCGATATCCGCATCTCGTATGCGGTCACCTTCATTGACCCAACAGGGTATCACGAAGAAGCGTCGCCGATTCTTGAATGCGACCCGGAAACTGCATTACTCGTATTAAAACAGCATCATTACGATGAAAACGATCGCTTGGTGCTGTATTCCAAGAACTATTTCCGGGCTGATAAATTCAGTTTTCACGTAGTTCGCAAACGGCTGTAA
- a CDS encoding FtsK/SpoIIIE family DNA translocase, translating to MAPSRTNKKTTTTKPRTKPRTKPKPKAKKKRQPVPMIAYEVTGLIMIGIAILMVFRLGLIGRMFNNMAEYLLGYLAFLAPLALIAAALHIMVKRGLPKIRAKIAAGSVFLLAGALLISHLIWAAGSILPITSANVLSETSKMTQMTGTIWGNYEATGGGFFGAVLYALLHVLFATAGTWVIAIILLSIGAIILTGKTAAPVIAERLPVVGEAMRSLAERFKPERKPAKKQPRRKNAPEKVLEMNEQLAYDDALEETETTLVFDQETEREPEEEAEKEPIISAFTEKVKPKRQNVEEEQPQTEASEAIRHVDPETGEILKEPVMSMKEEAENEDYALPPIDLLTLPPHSDQSGEYSGIQKNAKKLEKTFQSFGVRAKVTQVHLGPAVTKYEVLPDVGVKVSKIVSLHDDLALALAARDIRIEAPIPGKSAIGIEVPNTEVAVVSLREVLESEENNRPDSKLLFGLGRDVTGQAVMTELNKMPHLLVAGSTGSGKSVCINGIITSIIMRAKPHEVKMMMIDPKMVELNVYNGIPHLLAPVVTDPRKAAQALKKIVSEMERRYELFSHTGTRNIEGYNDYVDTFNAENEEKHPKLPFIVVIVDELADLMMVASNEVEDAITRLAQMARAAGIHLIIATQRPSVNVITGVIKANIPSRIAFAVSSAIDSRTILDMGGAEKLLGRGDMLFLGAGQSKPVRVQGAFLSDTEVEKIVDFSIEQQKAQYQEDMIPSDVEEISIDQETDELYDEAVQLVTEMQTASVSMLQRRFRVGYSRAARIIDQMEQRGVVGPYEGSKPRHVLVPKQEEY from the coding sequence ATGGCGCCAAGCCGTACGAACAAAAAAACCACTACCACAAAGCCGCGTACCAAGCCGCGCACAAAACCGAAACCGAAAGCGAAGAAGAAGCGCCAGCCGGTGCCAATGATTGCCTATGAAGTGACAGGCCTCATCATGATCGGCATCGCAATCTTGATGGTCTTTAGGCTCGGCTTGATCGGCCGCATGTTCAACAATATGGCTGAGTATCTGCTCGGCTATTTAGCCTTTCTCGCACCACTTGCATTGATCGCAGCCGCACTCCACATTATGGTCAAACGCGGGCTGCCGAAAATCCGTGCAAAAATTGCAGCAGGTTCGGTGTTTCTCCTTGCCGGTGCTTTATTGATCAGCCATTTGATCTGGGCAGCAGGTTCCATACTGCCGATCACTTCGGCAAATGTTTTGTCGGAAACATCGAAGATGACGCAAATGACCGGCACGATCTGGGGCAATTACGAAGCGACTGGCGGCGGCTTTTTCGGCGCTGTGCTATATGCGCTGCTTCACGTGCTGTTTGCGACAGCCGGCACATGGGTCATCGCCATCATCTTATTATCGATCGGCGCCATTATCTTGACCGGCAAAACGGCTGCACCAGTAATTGCAGAGCGCTTGCCAGTCGTTGGCGAAGCGATGCGGTCTCTCGCAGAACGCTTTAAGCCGGAACGCAAACCGGCGAAAAAACAGCCTCGCAGAAAAAATGCGCCTGAAAAAGTATTGGAAATGAACGAGCAATTAGCTTATGACGATGCGCTGGAAGAGACAGAGACGACGCTGGTCTTTGATCAGGAGACCGAGCGCGAGCCGGAAGAGGAAGCGGAAAAAGAGCCGATCATTTCGGCCTTTACGGAAAAGGTCAAGCCGAAGCGTCAGAATGTGGAAGAAGAACAGCCGCAAACCGAAGCTTCTGAAGCAATCAGGCACGTCGATCCGGAAACCGGGGAGATCTTGAAAGAGCCGGTCATGTCGATGAAAGAGGAAGCGGAAAATGAAGATTATGCGTTGCCGCCGATCGATCTCTTGACCTTACCGCCGCATAGCGACCAAAGTGGCGAGTATTCGGGCATCCAGAAAAACGCCAAAAAACTTGAAAAAACTTTTCAAAGTTTCGGAGTTCGCGCGAAAGTGACGCAAGTCCATTTGGGCCCTGCCGTCACGAAATACGAAGTGCTGCCGGATGTCGGCGTGAAAGTCAGCAAAATCGTCAGCCTTCACGACGATTTGGCTTTGGCACTTGCCGCCCGTGATATCCGCATCGAAGCCCCGATCCCCGGGAAATCGGCGATCGGCATTGAAGTGCCGAATACGGAAGTCGCAGTCGTCAGCCTTCGAGAAGTGCTGGAATCGGAAGAAAACAACCGCCCCGACTCGAAACTATTGTTCGGGCTCGGCCGAGACGTGACGGGCCAAGCCGTTATGACCGAACTGAATAAAATGCCCCATCTGCTCGTTGCGGGTTCTACAGGCAGCGGGAAATCGGTATGCATCAACGGCATCATCACGAGCATCATCATGCGCGCCAAGCCGCACGAAGTGAAGATGATGATGATCGATCCGAAAATGGTTGAACTGAATGTCTATAACGGCATTCCCCATCTGCTCGCGCCGGTCGTAACGGACCCGCGTAAAGCGGCACAAGCATTGAAGAAAATCGTTTCGGAAATGGAGCGGCGCTATGAGCTGTTTTCCCATACCGGCACACGCAATATCGAAGGCTATAACGATTATGTCGACACATTCAATGCAGAAAACGAAGAAAAGCATCCAAAACTTCCGTTTATCGTCGTCATCGTCGATGAATTGGCGGATTTGATGATGGTCGCGTCCAACGAAGTGGAAGATGCCATCACACGCCTTGCACAAATGGCGCGTGCTGCGGGCATCCATTTGATCATCGCTACACAGCGTCCGAGTGTTAATGTCATCACCGGCGTTATCAAGGCGAACATCCCGTCGCGCATCGCCTTTGCGGTGTCATCCGCCATCGATTCACGCACCATTCTCGACATGGGCGGGGCAGAGAAATTGCTCGGCCGCGGCGATATGCTGTTCCTCGGTGCCGGACAGTCAAAACCGGTACGCGTACAGGGAGCGTTCCTATCAGATACCGAAGTGGAAAAAATCGTCGACTTTTCCATCGAACAGCAAAAAGCGCAATACCAGGAAGACATGATCCCGTCGGATGTGGAAGAGATAAGCATCGACCAGGAAACTGATGAATTATACGACGAAGCGGTTCAATTGGTGACAGAAATGCAGACCGCATCCGTTTCCATGTTGCAGCGCCGGTTCCGTGTCGGCTATTCCCGTGCCGCCCGGATTATAGACCAAATGGAGCAGCGCGGGGTCGTCGGACCTTATGAAGGCAGTAAGCCACGCCATGTCCTGGTTCCTAAGCAGGAAGAATACTAA
- a CDS encoding ribonuclease J: MSKIKNEVIRVIPLGGVGEIGKAMYVIDIDDDLFVVDSGLMFPEDEMLGVDIVIPDVTYLEENKDRVKGIFLTHGHEDAIGSIAYLLKKVQAPVYGSKLTIALAKEHVKELGSLKHHKFFEVTNKSRMNFDKTHVTFFHTTHSIPDALGIVFHTSEGAIVHTGEFKFDQSMQGSYRPDYAKMAKLGEDGVLMLLSDSTEAERPGYTTSETVVADHILTAFHQAPGRILVSLYSSNFIRIQQVFDIAHQTGKKVAVIGKSLEKSYEVGLRLGYLEVDEETVISLKDLEKYNDDEVVIIVTGNQGEPLEALDKMVRRQHKDVRINETDTVLITFTPSPGMEVPMFQTMNKLAKAGAKVLTSNKKVHVSGHGSQEDLKMMLNLMKPKYFVPIQGEYKMLIAHSKLAQQVGIAKSDIFIADKGDIVEYRKEKVRMSGRVTTGNVLIDGIGIGDVGNIVLRDRKLLSQDGIFIIVVTLNRKEKRIASGPEIISRGFVYVRESEQLLDESSQLVRKVVDKYVTRDAFEWNNIKQEIRDTLNSYLYQQTKRRPMIIPIIMEY, translated from the coding sequence TTGAGTAAAATTAAAAACGAAGTCATTAGAGTCATTCCGCTTGGCGGAGTAGGAGAGATCGGGAAAGCGATGTACGTCATCGATATCGATGATGACCTGTTCGTCGTCGACAGCGGGTTGATGTTCCCGGAAGATGAGATGCTTGGCGTCGACATCGTCATTCCGGACGTCACGTATCTCGAAGAAAACAAAGACCGTGTCAAAGGAATTTTCCTGACGCACGGCCACGAAGATGCGATCGGGTCGATTGCATATCTATTGAAGAAAGTCCAAGCGCCGGTCTACGGTTCGAAGCTGACCATCGCGCTGGCCAAAGAACACGTGAAAGAACTCGGTTCGCTCAAGCACCATAAATTCTTTGAAGTGACCAACAAGAGCCGCATGAATTTCGATAAAACACACGTCACCTTTTTCCATACGACACACAGTATTCCGGACGCTCTCGGCATCGTCTTCCATACATCGGAAGGCGCAATCGTCCATACCGGTGAATTTAAATTTGATCAGTCGATGCAAGGCAGCTACCGCCCGGATTACGCCAAAATGGCAAAACTCGGCGAAGACGGCGTCTTGATGCTGCTGTCGGATTCCACCGAAGCCGAACGCCCAGGCTATACGACGTCTGAGACGGTCGTTGCCGATCATATCTTGACGGCCTTCCACCAGGCACCGGGGCGCATTCTCGTATCACTTTATTCATCCAACTTCATCCGTATCCAGCAAGTGTTCGACATCGCGCATCAAACGGGCAAGAAAGTCGCCGTCATCGGAAAAAGCCTGGAGAAGAGCTATGAAGTCGGCTTACGCCTTGGGTATCTAGAAGTTGACGAAGAGACGGTCATTTCCTTGAAAGACTTGGAAAAATACAATGACGATGAAGTCGTCATCATCGTGACTGGTAACCAGGGCGAACCGCTTGAAGCGCTCGATAAAATGGTCAGACGCCAGCATAAAGATGTCCGCATCAATGAAACGGATACGGTATTGATCACGTTCACACCGTCTCCAGGCATGGAAGTGCCGATGTTCCAGACTATGAACAAATTGGCGAAAGCCGGCGCGAAAGTGCTGACATCGAACAAGAAAGTCCACGTTTCCGGCCACGGCAGCCAGGAAGATTTGAAAATGATGCTGAACTTGATGAAGCCGAAGTATTTTGTCCCGATCCAAGGGGAATACAAAATGCTTATCGCCCACTCGAAATTGGCACAACAAGTCGGCATCGCGAAATCGGATATCTTCATCGCCGATAAAGGCGATATCGTCGAATACAGAAAAGAAAAAGTCCGCATGAGCGGCCGTGTCACGACGGGCAATGTCCTGATTGATGGAATCGGCATCGGGGATGTCGGAAACATCGTCCTCCGCGACCGCAAGCTTTTGTCTCAAGACGGCATCTTTATCATCGTTGTTACCTTGAACCGCAAGGAAAAACGCATCGCTTCAGGGCCTGAAATCATTTCCAGAGGCTTTGTCTATGTTCGTGAATCGGAGCAATTGCTTGATGAATCGAGCCAATTGGTGCGCAAAGTCGTCGATAAATACGTGACGCGCGATGCGTTCGAATGGAACAACATCAAACAGGAAATCCGCGACACGCTCAATTCGTATCTGTACCAGCAGACGAAGCGGCGTCCGATGATCATTCCGATCATCATGGAATACTAA
- a CDS encoding aspartate-semialdehyde dehydrogenase has product MGATGAVGQQMKDQLEKRNFPVGDIKFLSSARSAGKEIEFNGQSYTVEEAVPESFEGVDIALFSAGGSISEKFAPEAVKRGAVVVDNTSAFRMNEDVPLVVPEVNKSALKGHSGVIANPNCSTIQMVCALQPLKEQFGLQKIIVSTYQAVSGAGIDAINELKEQSADFENAATAEAKVLPVKSADRHYPIAFNAVPQIDQFADNGYTLEEMKMINETKKIMSDQGLAVAATCVRLPVVTGHSESVYVELNDAPSLEQVRAALSGAPGVVLQDNPANQEYPMPLMAAGKDEVFVGRIRKDLDNPNGYHLWIVSDNLIKGAALNSVQIAEALIEEQLL; this is encoded by the coding sequence ATGGGCGCAACCGGTGCCGTCGGTCAGCAAATGAAAGACCAGCTGGAGAAGCGCAATTTCCCTGTAGGGGACATCAAATTCCTGTCTTCTGCACGCTCTGCCGGCAAGGAAATCGAATTCAACGGACAATCCTATACAGTAGAGGAAGCGGTGCCCGAATCATTTGAAGGTGTGGATATCGCTTTGTTCAGCGCAGGCGGCAGCATCTCGGAAAAGTTTGCACCTGAAGCCGTGAAACGCGGCGCAGTCGTCGTCGACAATACGAGTGCATTCCGCATGAATGAAGATGTACCGCTCGTCGTCCCTGAAGTGAATAAATCAGCGCTAAAAGGCCATTCCGGCGTGATCGCCAACCCAAATTGCTCGACGATCCAAATGGTGTGCGCATTGCAGCCGCTAAAAGAGCAGTTCGGCTTGCAGAAAATCATCGTTTCCACTTACCAGGCGGTTTCTGGTGCAGGAATTGATGCAATCAATGAGTTGAAAGAACAGTCAGCGGATTTTGAGAACGCAGCAACTGCCGAAGCGAAGGTCTTGCCTGTGAAGTCAGCCGATCGCCATTATCCGATCGCCTTCAACGCAGTGCCGCAAATCGACCAATTCGCAGACAACGGCTATACGTTGGAAGAAATGAAAATGATTAACGAAACGAAGAAAATCATGAGCGACCAAGGCTTGGCAGTCGCGGCGACATGTGTGCGCTTGCCGGTCGTAACTGGCCACTCCGAATCCGTCTATGTGGAACTGAATGACGCACCGTCCCTCGAGCAAGTGAGAGCGGCGCTGAGCGGCGCGCCAGGCGTCGTGCTACAAGACAATCCCGCCAATCAGGAATACCCGATGCCGTTGATGGCAGCCGGGAAAGACGAGGTGTTCGTCGGCCGTATCCGCAAAGACCTCGACAATCCGAACGGCTATCATTTGTGGATCGTCTCCGATAATTTGATCAAAGGCGCGGCGCTGAACTCGGTTCAAATCGCCGAAGCGCTCATCGAAGAACAATTGCTGTAA
- a CDS encoding M16 family metallopeptidase, protein MVTTYTCQNGLRIVSEHIPHFRSVAVGVFVNTGSRDERPEENGITHFIEHLLFKGTEQRSAKDIAREFDRIGGDLNAYTSKEYTCYYAKVLDHHAPLAVEVLADMFFNSVMDSVEIDKERLVVKEEISMTEDMADDDVHEQLWRVMYPDNAIGAPILGTAETLDRFSRQQILDYMERHYTPSNTVISVAGHIDGKLLSQIETLFGSFERKSPENAHVMPTFVPGQSIKHKETEQAHICLGYPGLSLQDDQLFALAVLNNIVGGSMSSRLFQEIREDRGLAYSVYSYHSAYSDHGTLAIYGGTADHQVGEVEELIRTSLQRMREGDISDLEITDSREQLKGNLLLGLESTGSRMSRNGKYELLHGKHQSADDIIHLIDAVKREHVLDLMQLTVTAPAVSIIRSQ, encoded by the coding sequence ATGGTTACCACTTATACTTGCCAAAATGGCTTGCGCATCGTTTCTGAACATATTCCGCATTTCCGCTCCGTAGCGGTCGGGGTTTTCGTCAATACAGGGTCACGTGATGAGCGCCCGGAAGAAAACGGCATCACGCATTTCATTGAACATCTCTTATTCAAAGGCACCGAACAACGAAGTGCCAAAGATATCGCGCGGGAATTCGACCGCATTGGCGGCGATTTGAATGCCTATACTTCAAAAGAATATACGTGCTATTACGCCAAAGTGCTTGACCATCATGCGCCGCTTGCAGTCGAAGTCTTGGCGGATATGTTTTTCAATTCAGTGATGGATTCAGTAGAGATCGATAAAGAGCGGCTTGTTGTCAAAGAGGAGATCAGCATGACCGAAGATATGGCGGATGACGATGTCCACGAACAATTATGGCGGGTCATGTATCCCGACAATGCCATCGGCGCACCGATTTTAGGTACCGCCGAAACACTGGACCGTTTTTCAAGACAGCAGATTTTGGATTATATGGAACGTCATTACACCCCATCGAATACGGTCATTTCGGTGGCAGGCCATATCGATGGCAAATTGCTCAGCCAAATCGAAACCTTATTCGGGTCATTTGAACGGAAAAGCCCGGAAAATGCTCATGTCATGCCTACGTTCGTGCCTGGCCAATCGATCAAGCATAAAGAAACGGAACAAGCCCATATCTGTCTTGGATATCCAGGGCTGTCGCTGCAGGACGACCAACTGTTTGCTTTGGCGGTATTGAACAATATCGTCGGCGGCTCGATGTCGTCCCGTTTATTCCAAGAAATCCGAGAAGACCGTGGCCTTGCCTATTCAGTCTATTCCTACCATTCCGCTTATTCGGACCACGGCACGCTCGCTATCTACGGGGGCACTGCCGATCATCAAGTCGGGGAAGTGGAAGAACTGATTCGCACATCACTGCAGCGCATGCGAGAAGGGGACATCAGCGACTTGGAAATTACGGATTCACGTGAGCAATTAAAAGGCAATTTATTGCTTGGGCTAGAAAGCACAGGCTCCAGAATGAGCCGCAACGGCAAATATGAATTGCTGCACGGCAAACATCAATCCGCGGATGACATCATCCACTTGATCGATGCAGTGAAGCGTGAGCATGTGCTGGATTTGATGCAATTGACTGTCACTGCGCCTGCCGTCTCCATCATCCGTTCCCAATGA